From the genome of Ananas comosus cultivar F153 linkage group 18, ASM154086v1, whole genome shotgun sequence, one region includes:
- the LOC109724451 gene encoding uncharacterized protein LOC109724451 isoform X2: MNSPNIRDLLTSFSPSSDFFAITSGDGRIKIWDTLKGQLQTQLPDFAASGESGLLSEAKSGHLALDYTCMKWVQLQSKKKRKGGGSLLVLGTGGGDVLALDVSAGQSRWKINDCHPGGVTAVSFSINRLCVYTAGVDGMVCQIDISTGKVLGRFRLSAKPISSLSLSSDGKILATATGQLKTFDCSNQKKIQKFSGHPVSVRCMIFSEDTQYILSSGVGEKYIAIWKVGAVKSEGATCILSMDHPPIFLDSKCMDTEGSDGAGIYVLAISEMGICYFWYGSSIDDLRNKKPTKIMLSESSLTKGNHGFAILAAKIQETGKPASGQVLVACGSVVKPSFQKLLVQYGTDIKLEVSQVGALLPVSHSAIPHKGQAIQNQVTALDRANAEDAILPLPKLYTYDKKRKHRVTELTADTEITMADDSYDKTLPVDKSVQRMEEDAICIEDRMRELGLLSTSSYLEKYHDSTISLDDDTPAKKIRAHILSMSHDDACKFLETLVSAWKTRSKSAKHILPWIYWLLAIHGRFISSQELSSQILDSLRKMISVKCAATEELCKLSGRLQLITAQIDKAGSNVIIPPLGDMKPKEGEDEGDDEEDEEIDEIVYGEEDDASESSGDDSEERMQS, encoded by the exons atgaaCTCTCCCAACATCAGAGATCTCCTCACTTCTTTTAGCCCCTCCTCGGATTTCTTCGCCATCACCTCTGGCGATGGCCGAATCAAG ATCTGGGATACTTTAAAAGGTCAGTTACAAACCCAGTTGCCGGATTTCGCGGCGTCCGGCGAGTCGGGATTGCTCTCGGAGGCGAAAAGTGGCCATCTTGCGTTGGATTACACTTGCATGAAGTGGGTGCAGTTGCAAAGCAAG aagaagagaaagggtgGAGGTTCGTTGTTGGTGCTCGGGACAGGAGGCGGTGATGTTTTGGCGCTCGACGTCTCGGCGGGGCAATCGAGATGGAAAATTAATGATTGCCATCCTGG GGGTGTAACAGCCGTTTCCTTTTCTATAAACCGCTTGTGCGTCTATACAGCTGGTGTTGATGGTATGGTCTGCCAGATTGATATTTCTACAGGAAAAGTTTTGGGCAGATTTAGATTGTCTGCAAAGCCAATATCCTCGTTGTCTCTTTCTTCAG ATGGAAAGATATTGGCCACAGCTACTGGTCAACTGAAAACTTTCGATTGTTCTAACCAAAAGAAGATTCAGAAGTTTTCTGGGCATCCG GTCAGCGTAAGGTGCATGATTTTCAGCGAGGACACACAGTATATTTTATCATCTGGAGTCGGTGAGAAATACATCGCCATTTGGAAAGTCGGTGCTGTTAAAAGTGAGGGTGCGACCTGTATTCTCTCAATGGACCATCCACCTATCTTTCTGGATAGCAAGTGCATGGATACAGAGGGCAGTGATGGTGCAGGAATATATGTTTTGGCCATTTCAGAGATGGGCATATGCTATTTCTGGTATGGAAGTAGCATTGATGACTTGAGGAATAAGAAGCCTACAAAGATTATGTTATCCGAGTCTTCTCTCACAAAAGGAAATCATGGATTTGCAATTCTTGCTGCAAAAATTCAAGAAACAGGCAAACCTGCTTCTGGGCAAGTGCTTGTGGCCTGTGGCTCTGTTGTGAAGCCATCTTTTCAGAAACTGTTGGTCCAGTATGGCACGGACATAAAGTTGGAGGTGTCTCAAGTTGGGGCTCTCTTACCAGTGAGTCACTCTGCCATTCCTCACAAAGGCCAAGCCATACAAAATCAAG TCACTGCACTCGACCGTGCAAATGCAGAAGATGCTATATTGCCTCTTCCAAAGTTGTACACTTACGACAAGAAAAGGAAACATCGTGTGACAGAACTAACTGCAGATACTGAGATTACGATGGCTGATGACAGTTATGATAAAACCTTGCCTGTAGATAAGAGTG TGCAAAGAATGGAGGAAGATGCAATTTGCATTGAAGATAGGATGAGGGAGTTGGGGCTTCTTAGTACCAGTTCTTATCTAGAGAAGTATCATGATAGCACCATATCACTAGATGACGACACCCCAGCAAAGAAG ATAAGGGCGCATATCTTGTCTATGAGTCACGAtgatgcttgtaagtttttggaAACCTTGGTGTCAGCATGGAAAACAAG GTCAAAGTCGGCAAAGCATATTCTACCTTGGATATATTGGTTACTAGCCATCCATGGTCGCTTTATCTCATCGCAAGAGTTATCTTCACAAATATTAGATAGTTTGCGGAAG ATGATTTCAGTAAAATGTGCAGCTACCGAAGAATTATGCAAGCTATCTGGCCGTCTTCAGCTAATTACGGCCCAG ATCGATAAGGCCGGTAGTAATGTTATCATACCGCCATTGGGTGATATGAAGCCTAAAGAAGGTGAAGATGAAGGAGATGATGAAGAGGATGAGGAAATCGATGAAATCGTTTacggggaagaagatgatgcatCTGAAAGTAGTGGCGACGATTCTGAAGAGCGTATGCAGTCATAG
- the LOC109724451 gene encoding uncharacterized protein LOC109724451 isoform X1: MNSPNIRDLLTSFSPSSDFFAITSGDGRIKIWDTLKGQLQTQLPDFAASGESGLLSEAKSGHLALDYTCMKWVQLQSKKKRKGGGSLLVLGTGGGDVLALDVSAGQSRWKINDCHPGGVTAVSFSINRLCVYTAGVDGMVCQIDISTGKVLGRFRLSAKPISSLSLSSDGKILATATGQLKTFDCSNQKKIQKFSGHPVSVRCMIFSEDTQYILSSGVGEKYIAIWKVGAVKSEGATCILSMDHPPIFLDSKCMDTEGSDGAGIYVLAISEMGICYFWYGSSIDDLRNKKPTKIMLSESSLTKGNHGFAILAAKIQETGKPASGQVLVACGSVVKPSFQKLLVQYGTDIKLEVSQVGALLPVSHSAIPHKGQAIQNQVTALDRANAEDAILPLPKLYTYDKKRKHRVTELTADTEITMADDSYDKTLPVDKSATVQRMEEDAICIEDRMRELGLLSTSSYLEKYHDSTISLDDDTPAKKIRAHILSMSHDDACKFLETLVSAWKTRSKSAKHILPWIYWLLAIHGRFISSQELSSQILDSLRKMISVKCAATEELCKLSGRLQLITAQIDKAGSNVIIPPLGDMKPKEGEDEGDDEEDEEIDEIVYGEEDDASESSGDDSEERMQS; the protein is encoded by the exons atgaaCTCTCCCAACATCAGAGATCTCCTCACTTCTTTTAGCCCCTCCTCGGATTTCTTCGCCATCACCTCTGGCGATGGCCGAATCAAG ATCTGGGATACTTTAAAAGGTCAGTTACAAACCCAGTTGCCGGATTTCGCGGCGTCCGGCGAGTCGGGATTGCTCTCGGAGGCGAAAAGTGGCCATCTTGCGTTGGATTACACTTGCATGAAGTGGGTGCAGTTGCAAAGCAAG aagaagagaaagggtgGAGGTTCGTTGTTGGTGCTCGGGACAGGAGGCGGTGATGTTTTGGCGCTCGACGTCTCGGCGGGGCAATCGAGATGGAAAATTAATGATTGCCATCCTGG GGGTGTAACAGCCGTTTCCTTTTCTATAAACCGCTTGTGCGTCTATACAGCTGGTGTTGATGGTATGGTCTGCCAGATTGATATTTCTACAGGAAAAGTTTTGGGCAGATTTAGATTGTCTGCAAAGCCAATATCCTCGTTGTCTCTTTCTTCAG ATGGAAAGATATTGGCCACAGCTACTGGTCAACTGAAAACTTTCGATTGTTCTAACCAAAAGAAGATTCAGAAGTTTTCTGGGCATCCG GTCAGCGTAAGGTGCATGATTTTCAGCGAGGACACACAGTATATTTTATCATCTGGAGTCGGTGAGAAATACATCGCCATTTGGAAAGTCGGTGCTGTTAAAAGTGAGGGTGCGACCTGTATTCTCTCAATGGACCATCCACCTATCTTTCTGGATAGCAAGTGCATGGATACAGAGGGCAGTGATGGTGCAGGAATATATGTTTTGGCCATTTCAGAGATGGGCATATGCTATTTCTGGTATGGAAGTAGCATTGATGACTTGAGGAATAAGAAGCCTACAAAGATTATGTTATCCGAGTCTTCTCTCACAAAAGGAAATCATGGATTTGCAATTCTTGCTGCAAAAATTCAAGAAACAGGCAAACCTGCTTCTGGGCAAGTGCTTGTGGCCTGTGGCTCTGTTGTGAAGCCATCTTTTCAGAAACTGTTGGTCCAGTATGGCACGGACATAAAGTTGGAGGTGTCTCAAGTTGGGGCTCTCTTACCAGTGAGTCACTCTGCCATTCCTCACAAAGGCCAAGCCATACAAAATCAAG TCACTGCACTCGACCGTGCAAATGCAGAAGATGCTATATTGCCTCTTCCAAAGTTGTACACTTACGACAAGAAAAGGAAACATCGTGTGACAGAACTAACTGCAGATACTGAGATTACGATGGCTGATGACAGTTATGATAAAACCTTGCCTGTAGATAAGAGTG CGACAGTGCAAAGAATGGAGGAAGATGCAATTTGCATTGAAGATAGGATGAGGGAGTTGGGGCTTCTTAGTACCAGTTCTTATCTAGAGAAGTATCATGATAGCACCATATCACTAGATGACGACACCCCAGCAAAGAAG ATAAGGGCGCATATCTTGTCTATGAGTCACGAtgatgcttgtaagtttttggaAACCTTGGTGTCAGCATGGAAAACAAG GTCAAAGTCGGCAAAGCATATTCTACCTTGGATATATTGGTTACTAGCCATCCATGGTCGCTTTATCTCATCGCAAGAGTTATCTTCACAAATATTAGATAGTTTGCGGAAG ATGATTTCAGTAAAATGTGCAGCTACCGAAGAATTATGCAAGCTATCTGGCCGTCTTCAGCTAATTACGGCCCAG ATCGATAAGGCCGGTAGTAATGTTATCATACCGCCATTGGGTGATATGAAGCCTAAAGAAGGTGAAGATGAAGGAGATGATGAAGAGGATGAGGAAATCGATGAAATCGTTTacggggaagaagatgatgcatCTGAAAGTAGTGGCGACGATTCTGAAGAGCGTATGCAGTCATAG